The bacterium genome contains the following window.
CTTTGCTGAGGATATGTCATACAACCATGGTCCCATGCTCTCGCAGAGCCAGTTCGAGGAGTTTATGGCTCCGTATTACAGACAAATCGTGCCTGTTCTCATTGATAGGGGTATAGTGCCTTTTGTGGATACTGACGGTGACGTGACAGTTCCGGCCCAGTGGTTTACGAGTGTGGGTATACGCGGATTGCTGCCTCTTGAGAGAATGGCCGGAGTGGAAGTTGCACAACTCAGACGCGATCATCCGAAACTGAATATGATTGGCGCATATGATAAGACCATAATGCACCTGGGTGAGGACAGAATCCGTGAAGAGTTTGAACGGCTGCTGCCTGTAATGAAGCAGGGCGGGTTCATACCCTGCGTAGATCATCAGACTCCGCCGGAGGTTTCACTTGAGGACTATCGGACTTATTTGCGCGTCCTGAAGGAGTATTGCGTCAAAGCGTGTGAGTAGTAATAAGTATGGATAAAGATACAGCAAAAATAATAATCGAAAGATACGCCAAAGCACTGGCCGAAACGCAAGGCGATATCGGAGGGATTCCTGAATCGAAGCTGCCATGTGATAAATCAATGGTCAAAGAAGCAATAAAGCTGTATTTGAATGAAGTGCCGGAGGGCTCGGACACATATCACAAGCTGAGGCAGTTTTATCCAAAACTTGCAAGTTTTATTCCTGATGAACTGGCTGAGCGTTCTGCAAAGGCCGAAGAGGCTATGATGTCGATGGATATGGCAAGTGGAGACTTTGCATACCTTGATGAGCATGCCAAGATTCTCAAACAAATCCAGGACGATACCTATCTGCTTGAGCAGGAGCTTTATGAATATATGGCGACCATATCTCGCTAGCCGACAATTCGGGGGAGAGCATGATTGACATAGAGCAAATCAGAGATACTATTCCACACCGTTACCCGTTTCTTCTTGTCGACCGGATTATGGAGGTCAATGAAGAGGGCACTGCGTGCACCGGAATCAAGAATATCACCGCCAATGAAAAGATACTTCAGGGTCATATGCCCGGCCAGGCTATCTTTCCGGGAGCGCTGTTGGTAGAGCACATGGCTCAGGTCGGCTGCTATCTGTTGATGAATAAACCCGAGACAAAGGGCAAGCTGGCCATGTTTGCAGCCATTGACGATGTCAGGTTCAAGCGCAATGCAGTGCCTGGAGATACGGTCGTAACCAGGGTCGAACTGCTTTCGGGCAGGCGCGGCATATGGAAGATTAAGGCTGAGTCCCGTGTGGAGAATGAGCTTGTCTGCCGAGGGATATTGACCTGCGCACTTGTTGACTATTAACATCTGTGAGTTCGATAGCTCGACAGTCGGGCAGCAGTAACGGCATAGAAGGGTTTTTATGTCCTCTCGC
Protein-coding sequences here:
- the fabZ gene encoding 3-hydroxyacyl-ACP dehydratase FabZ, which produces MIDIEQIRDTIPHRYPFLLVDRIMEVNEEGTACTGIKNITANEKILQGHMPGQAIFPGALLVEHMAQVGCYLLMNKPETKGKLAMFAAIDDVRFKRNAVPGDTVVTRVELLSGRRGIWKIKAESRVENELVCRGILTCALVDY